A genome region from Chengkuizengella sp. SCS-71B includes the following:
- the pdhA gene encoding pyruvate dehydrogenase (acetyl-transferring) E1 component subunit alpha gives MDKASYEVRTNKVELLSILSLDGKVNEELLPNLSDEQLKELMRRMVFTRTWDQRAISLQRQGRLGFYAPVSGQEASMIGSEFALNKEDFICPGYRDMPQLVWHGLPMYQAFLYSKGHQHGGEVPEGVNVLMPQIIIGAQIVQSAGVAMGLKKRGKKNVVITYTGDGGSSQGDFYEGMNFAGAFNLPAIFVVQNNGYAISTPSSKQTAAETIAQKGLAAGIKSVQVDGMDVLAMYKAVQEAAERGRNGEGATLIEAITYRFGPHSMSGDDPTKYRTKDEESKWALKDPIVRFRKYLETKNLWTEDDEKNTIEDAKQTVADQIKKAESTAKMTIPGLIDSMFETTPPHLEEQKKAYLEKEGN, from the coding sequence ATGGACAAAGCGAGCTATGAGGTTCGCACAAACAAAGTAGAACTTTTATCCATTCTTTCATTGGATGGTAAAGTAAATGAAGAACTATTACCAAATCTTAGTGATGAGCAGTTAAAGGAATTAATGCGAAGAATGGTCTTTACAAGAACTTGGGATCAAAGAGCAATTAGCTTACAGAGACAAGGAAGGTTAGGTTTCTATGCTCCAGTCTCAGGACAAGAAGCTTCTATGATTGGAAGTGAGTTTGCTTTAAATAAAGAGGATTTTATATGTCCTGGTTATAGAGATATGCCGCAACTCGTATGGCACGGTTTACCAATGTATCAAGCATTCTTATACTCCAAAGGCCATCAACATGGTGGGGAAGTTCCTGAAGGTGTTAATGTGCTCATGCCGCAAATCATCATCGGTGCTCAGATAGTACAGAGTGCGGGTGTAGCAATGGGACTTAAAAAGCGTGGCAAAAAAAATGTAGTCATTACGTATACAGGAGACGGAGGAAGCTCACAAGGTGATTTTTACGAAGGTATGAACTTTGCTGGAGCTTTTAACTTACCTGCTATATTTGTAGTGCAAAACAATGGCTACGCGATTTCAACGCCATCATCAAAACAAACAGCGGCAGAAACGATTGCACAAAAAGGGTTGGCAGCTGGAATTAAGTCTGTACAAGTAGACGGAATGGACGTACTTGCTATGTACAAAGCAGTTCAAGAAGCAGCTGAAAGAGGGCGTAACGGAGAAGGTGCTACATTAATCGAAGCGATCACTTATCGTTTTGGACCCCATTCCATGTCTGGTGATGATCCAACAAAATATCGTACCAAGGATGAAGAATCTAAGTGGGCATTGAAAGACCCAATCGTACGTTTCCGTAAATATTTAGAAACAAAAAACCTTTGGACAGAAGATGATGAAAAGAACACGATTGAAGATGCAAAACAAACGGTAGCTGATCAAATCAAAAAAGCCGAATCAACAGCAAAAATGACGATCCCTGGCTTAATTGATAGTATGTTTGAAACTACACCGCCGCATCTTGAAGAACAAAAAAAAGCTTACTTAGAGAAAGAGGGGAATTAA
- a CDS encoding alpha-ketoacid dehydrogenase subunit beta, translating into MAQMTMIEAIKDAMRVELERDENVLLFGEDVGHVGGVFRATEGLQKQFGEDRVFDTPLAESGIGGLALGLGVQGFRPIAEIQFVGFIFEVMDSICAQASRMRYRSGGKYNSPITFRTPFGGGVHAPELHTDSLEGLMMQTPGIKVVIPSNPYDAKGLLISAIRDNDPVFFMEHLKLYRSFRGEVPEGEYTVPIGKANVVREGSDVTIITYGNMVHTSLKAAEELEKQGVQAEVIDLRTLMPLDIETIVESVKKTNRAIVVQEAQKTSGAAAEIMAQINEKAILHLEAPVIRVAAPDTVVAFGQIEKEWLPNEKRVIAGVKEVINF; encoded by the coding sequence ATGGCACAAATGACAATGATTGAAGCAATCAAAGACGCAATGAGAGTTGAATTGGAAAGAGACGAGAATGTACTGCTATTCGGTGAAGATGTGGGGCATGTCGGCGGTGTATTCCGTGCTACTGAAGGTTTGCAAAAGCAATTTGGAGAAGATCGAGTTTTTGATACCCCATTAGCAGAATCAGGTATTGGTGGATTAGCACTAGGATTAGGGGTGCAAGGCTTTCGTCCGATAGCGGAAATTCAATTTGTTGGTTTTATTTTTGAAGTCATGGATTCTATTTGCGCACAGGCATCTCGCATGCGTTACCGTTCAGGTGGAAAATACAATAGCCCGATTACGTTTAGAACTCCATTTGGAGGGGGCGTGCACGCACCAGAACTTCATACAGATAGTTTAGAAGGTTTAATGATGCAAACACCAGGAATCAAGGTTGTAATACCATCCAACCCATACGATGCAAAAGGTTTGTTGATTTCTGCAATTCGTGATAACGATCCTGTCTTTTTTATGGAGCATTTAAAACTTTATCGTTCTTTCAGAGGTGAAGTTCCAGAGGGCGAATACACAGTACCAATTGGAAAAGCAAACGTTGTTCGTGAAGGCAGTGATGTGACCATTATTACTTATGGCAATATGGTCCATACTTCATTAAAAGCAGCGGAAGAATTAGAAAAACAAGGCGTACAAGCAGAAGTGATTGATTTACGTACTTTAATGCCTTTAGATATAGAAACTATTGTTGAGTCAGTGAAGAAAACCAATCGTGCCATTGTAGTTCAAGAAGCTCAAAAAACTTCAGGTGCAGCAGCGGAAATTATGGCCCAAATAAACGAAAAAGCGATATTACACCTAGAGGCTCCAGTCATCAGAGTAGCAGCACCAGATACAGTTGTAGCATTCGGACAAATCGAAAAAGAATGGCTGCCAAATGAAAAAAGAGTGATCGCAGGTGTGAAAGAAGTAATCAATTTCTAA
- a CDS encoding dihydrolipoamide acetyltransferase family protein: MGLFQYKMPELGEGLHEGEIVKWNVSQGDMINEDDILMEVQNDKAVVEVPSPVTGKIAELKVEEGTVAVVGDILATIEVEGEVESSADEPAVNAQAEPEQPSNEVVVEVTPDEVSSQAPAPVDHREVLATPSVRKLARDKGVQIDQVHGTGKNGRITKEDVLSFSAGGAAVQTEAAPIEVLVETEQPKQAATPAASAAAVPAGAEELEERVPLKGIRKVIANAMVKSVYTAPHVTIMDEVDVTKLVEYREQVKPLMEKKGIKVTYLPYIVKALVAALREYPVLNASIDDDKQEIVYKKYFNIGIATDTDNGLMVPVVKNANAKNIWTIAQEIKDLSTGAREGKLTANELKGSTMSITNIGSAGGMFFTPVINHPEVAILGTGRITEKPVVKDGEIAVGKVMALSLSFDHRIIDGATAQYAMNYIKQLLEDPQLLVMEV, encoded by the coding sequence TTGGGACTTTTTCAATATAAAATGCCGGAATTAGGCGAGGGTTTACATGAAGGTGAGATCGTAAAGTGGAACGTATCTCAAGGGGATATGATTAATGAAGACGATATACTAATGGAAGTTCAGAACGATAAAGCTGTCGTTGAGGTTCCTTCACCAGTGACGGGTAAAATAGCTGAATTAAAAGTAGAAGAAGGTACGGTAGCTGTAGTAGGGGATATATTAGCAACGATTGAAGTTGAAGGGGAAGTAGAGAGTAGTGCAGATGAGCCTGCTGTTAATGCTCAAGCGGAACCAGAACAGCCTTCTAACGAAGTGGTTGTTGAGGTAACACCTGACGAAGTATCTTCTCAAGCACCTGCACCAGTAGATCATAGAGAAGTTCTTGCAACGCCAAGTGTTCGTAAACTTGCAAGAGATAAAGGTGTACAGATAGATCAAGTTCACGGTACTGGAAAAAATGGACGCATTACGAAAGAAGACGTTCTTTCCTTCTCTGCAGGAGGAGCCGCAGTACAAACAGAAGCAGCTCCAATTGAAGTTTTAGTTGAAACGGAACAACCCAAACAAGCCGCAACGCCAGCAGCAAGTGCAGCAGCTGTACCCGCAGGAGCAGAAGAGTTAGAAGAAAGAGTTCCATTGAAGGGAATACGTAAAGTCATTGCGAATGCGATGGTGAAATCGGTATATACTGCGCCTCATGTTACGATCATGGATGAAGTAGACGTTACAAAACTTGTCGAATATAGAGAACAAGTGAAACCGTTAATGGAGAAAAAAGGCATCAAAGTGACCTACTTGCCTTATATCGTAAAAGCATTAGTTGCTGCTTTGCGTGAATATCCAGTTTTGAATGCATCTATTGATGATGACAAACAGGAAATCGTATATAAAAAATACTTTAATATCGGAATTGCTACAGATACAGATAATGGTTTAATGGTTCCTGTAGTTAAAAATGCAAATGCGAAAAACATTTGGACTATCGCCCAAGAAATTAAAGATTTATCAACAGGTGCCCGTGAAGGTAAATTAACTGCAAATGAGTTAAAAGGAAGCACGATGAGCATCACAAATATTGGTTCTGCTGGCGGTATGTTTTTTACACCAGTTATCAATCATCCTGAAGTTGCTATTTTAGGAACAGGACGTATTACGGAGAAACCTGTAGTCAAAGATGGTGAGATCGCGGTCGGAAAAGTGATGGCATTGTCTTTAAGTTTTGACCACCGTATTATTGATGGAGCAACAGCTCAATATGCAATGAATTACATTAAACAGCTGTTAGAGGACCCGCAGTTGTTAGTCATGGAGGTGTAA
- the lpdA gene encoding dihydrolipoyl dehydrogenase produces MVVGDFVEEVDVLVVGAGPGGYVAAIRAAQLGKKVTIVDKDALGGVCLNRGCIPSKALISAAEKFESLSHGADIGIQADNISVDYAKVQAWKDGIVQKQTGGVGFLLKGNDVQILSGEVFFIEENVASVSNDEEGKRLKFNSCIIATGTRPIELKTFPFGDRIISSTEALSLQEIPKSMIVIGGGYIGIELGQTYAKFGTKVTVLEGADTILPGFEKEMTRFVSKNLKKSNVEVYNNAMAKSSEVTDNDVTVTFEVKGEEKQVTAEYVLVTVGRRPNTDQLGLENIGVKLTDRGLVEIDHQCKTSVPNIYAIGDIVEGYALAHKASYEGKVAAEVIAGQPSIIDYKAIPEVVFSDPEMASVGLKERDAKEKGIDIVMNKFNYGGNGRAMSKNATDGFVKIIAEKETGIVLGGQIVGQEASNLIAELGLAVEMGSTLEDISLTIHAHPSLGEIVMEAAEGALGHGVHQIKK; encoded by the coding sequence ATGGTAGTAGGAGATTTCGTTGAAGAAGTTGACGTTCTGGTTGTTGGCGCTGGACCAGGTGGATATGTAGCAGCCATTCGTGCTGCACAGCTTGGTAAAAAAGTAACGATTGTAGATAAAGATGCACTTGGCGGTGTATGTTTAAATCGTGGTTGTATTCCATCAAAGGCTCTAATTTCAGCAGCGGAGAAATTTGAATCACTAAGCCATGGAGCGGACATTGGAATTCAAGCGGATAATATAAGTGTTGATTATGCAAAAGTACAAGCTTGGAAAGACGGTATCGTCCAAAAACAAACGGGTGGTGTTGGTTTCCTACTTAAGGGGAACGATGTTCAAATTCTAAGTGGAGAAGTATTTTTCATTGAAGAGAATGTTGCCAGTGTAAGCAACGATGAAGAAGGAAAACGTTTAAAGTTTAACTCTTGTATTATTGCAACAGGGACTAGACCGATTGAATTAAAAACCTTCCCGTTCGGGGATCGTATTATTTCTTCAACAGAGGCTTTATCATTACAAGAAATTCCGAAAAGTATGATTGTCATCGGTGGAGGATACATTGGAATTGAGTTAGGACAAACATATGCAAAGTTTGGAACTAAGGTTACGGTTCTAGAAGGAGCGGACACGATCTTACCAGGTTTTGAAAAAGAGATGACTCGTTTTGTTAGCAAAAATCTAAAGAAATCGAACGTTGAAGTATATAACAATGCGATGGCGAAAAGCTCAGAGGTAACTGACAATGATGTGACTGTGACCTTTGAAGTGAAGGGCGAAGAAAAACAAGTGACAGCGGAATATGTGCTTGTTACTGTAGGCCGCCGTCCGAACACTGATCAACTAGGTCTTGAAAATATCGGAGTGAAACTGACAGATCGTGGATTAGTGGAAATCGATCATCAATGTAAAACTAGTGTACCTAACATTTATGCGATAGGTGATATCGTAGAAGGTTATGCACTAGCCCATAAAGCAAGTTATGAAGGGAAGGTTGCAGCAGAAGTCATTGCAGGTCAACCTAGTATCATTGATTATAAAGCGATTCCTGAAGTTGTATTTTCTGATCCAGAAATGGCGAGTGTTGGCTTGAAGGAAAGAGATGCGAAAGAAAAGGGAATCGACATTGTAATGAATAAATTTAATTATGGCGGTAACGGACGTGCGATGTCCAAAAACGCTACAGATGGATTTGTAAAAATTATTGCAGAAAAAGAAACAGGTATCGTGCTCGGTGGACAAATTGTAGGTCAAGAAGCCTCTAATTTAATCGCTGAACTTGGTTTAGCAGTGGAAATGGGTTCAACCTTAGAGGACATTTCTTTAACCATCCATGCGCATCCATCGCTAGGAGAAATCGTAATGGAAGCAGCAGAAGGTGCGTTAGGTCATGGAGTTCATCAAATAAAAAAGTGA
- the pdaA gene encoding delta-lactam-biosynthetic de-N-acetylase: protein MSANFVNSVYGYTGDVYHFGLKKSRNGDPASIEQEGFSDLLKKHGAIFLGDTSQKVLYLTFDNGYENGHTIKILDVLNEKRVPAVFFVTGQYVKEQPDLLKRMVNEGHLIGNHSWGHPDMSTISDTRIEEELDKVQEAVAEVTGQWQMEYMRPPRGIFNDRVLEISSKLGYTNVFWSLAYKDWDTKAQKGWKYAYDSVMRQLHPGAVILLHSVSKDNAEALDNIIDDARKQGYSFKRIDELSVKNYQ from the coding sequence ATGAGTGCAAACTTTGTTAATAGCGTGTATGGGTACACTGGAGACGTATATCATTTTGGATTAAAAAAGAGTCGAAATGGTGATCCTGCTTCAATAGAACAAGAGGGTTTTTCAGATCTTTTAAAAAAACACGGTGCAATTTTTCTAGGGGACACCTCCCAAAAAGTACTGTATTTAACATTTGATAATGGATATGAGAATGGGCACACTATAAAAATTTTGGATGTATTAAATGAAAAAAGGGTACCCGCAGTTTTTTTTGTGACAGGTCAATATGTAAAAGAACAACCTGATTTATTAAAGAGGATGGTAAATGAAGGTCACTTAATTGGTAATCATTCTTGGGGGCACCCGGATATGTCTACTATTTCTGATACTCGTATAGAGGAGGAGCTGGATAAGGTACAGGAAGCAGTTGCTGAGGTGACAGGGCAGTGGCAAATGGAATATATGAGACCGCCAAGAGGGATTTTTAATGATCGTGTTCTTGAAATCAGCAGCAAGTTAGGATATACGAATGTTTTCTGGTCTCTAGCTTATAAAGATTGGGATACGAAAGCTCAAAAGGGATGGAAATATGCATACGACAGTGTCATGAGACAACTGCATCCAGGTGCTGTGATTCTTTTGCATTCAGTTTCTAAGGATAACGCAGAAGCTTTGGATAACATTATTGATGATGCTCGTAAACAAGGATATTCGTTTAAACGGATTGATGAGCTAAGTGTGAAGAATTATCAGTGA
- the hflK gene encoding FtsH protease activity modulator HflK — protein MEVINGEGKSSNSQMPPLPPGAIKKGVIGLVLVLIVLAGITMFYTVEEQEHAAILTFGKYTDTVIESGLHFKAPYPIQQVVKLPAKRTQQIYIGYDVINGQTVAKEEEALMITGDENIVSADAVVEWRISDIRDYLYNIDNPEEFLKNSAVASIRSVMGSTNLDFAITEGKTQIQSEVYKKLIELQDVYSTGIQVMDIKFQDIEPPEGEVQAAFKAVTDAREEKNTKINNAQEYMNDRLPKARGEAQALIENAEADKKSRILNAQGDVEKFNAIYTEYVKSPTITENRLVIETLEKILPNAKVVVTDDSGDTVKYLPLNELTNSKSTNKSSQGGESQ, from the coding sequence ATGGAAGTCATTAATGGGGAAGGAAAGTCATCTAACTCCCAGATGCCTCCGTTACCACCAGGAGCGATTAAAAAAGGGGTAATAGGGCTTGTATTAGTTTTGATTGTTTTAGCAGGAATAACGATGTTTTACACAGTGGAGGAGCAAGAGCATGCTGCAATTTTAACATTTGGGAAATACACAGATACTGTAATAGAATCGGGATTGCATTTTAAAGCACCTTATCCGATTCAACAGGTCGTTAAATTGCCGGCTAAAAGAACTCAGCAAATTTATATCGGTTACGATGTGATTAATGGTCAAACCGTAGCAAAAGAGGAAGAGGCTCTAATGATCACAGGGGATGAAAACATCGTTTCAGCAGATGCAGTAGTCGAGTGGAGAATCAGTGACATTCGAGACTATCTATACAACATTGATAATCCAGAAGAATTTCTTAAAAATTCAGCTGTTGCATCCATTCGTTCTGTAATGGGTTCTACGAATTTAGATTTTGCAATTACAGAAGGTAAGACGCAAATTCAAAGTGAAGTGTATAAAAAATTAATTGAATTGCAGGATGTTTATTCTACAGGTATTCAAGTCATGGATATTAAATTTCAGGATATAGAACCTCCTGAAGGTGAAGTTCAAGCTGCTTTTAAAGCTGTTACAGATGCTAGAGAAGAGAAAAATACAAAAATTAATAATGCACAGGAGTATATGAATGATCGTTTGCCAAAAGCGAGAGGGGAAGCACAAGCATTAATTGAAAATGCAGAAGCAGACAAAAAATCAAGAATTTTAAACGCACAGGGTGACGTTGAAAAATTTAATGCCATTTATACTGAATATGTGAAAAGTCCTACGATTACAGAAAATCGCTTAGTGATAGAAACGTTAGAAAAAATTCTTCCTAATGCGAAAGTTGTAGTTACAGATGATTCAGGAGATACCGTAAAATATTTACCTTTAAATGAACTAACAAATAGTAAATCAACAAATAAATCATCACAAGGAGGAGAGTCACAATGA
- a CDS encoding protease modulator HflC, whose product MNNQKKLITAIIVVALVILLGFTSLFIVNEGEYKVVLQFGEAVQIYQDPGIKFKIPFIQSVTSLPKRQMLYDSNPTPILTKDKKPIEVDNYTVWRIENPKQFLQTAQTLSNGEKRIDNAVYNTVRRKLSEIDYGDIISETGSARGDLNKQISDEVASVLERDKYGIKIVDVRIKRTDLPNENKESVFKRMISDRRAIAARYLSEGDEEYRKITSNADRLAKELIAEAQASSKKIIAEGEQEAASIYNAAYGKDAEFYKLYRTLESYITTFQGEPIIMLPITSPYAQILLGR is encoded by the coding sequence ATGAATAATCAAAAGAAATTAATAACAGCAATCATCGTTGTAGCTTTAGTTATTTTATTGGGATTTACCTCTCTCTTTATTGTGAATGAAGGGGAATACAAAGTCGTATTACAATTTGGCGAAGCTGTTCAAATTTATCAAGACCCAGGGATTAAATTTAAAATTCCATTTATCCAATCTGTGACTTCACTTCCTAAGAGACAAATGTTATATGATAGCAATCCAACACCGATTTTAACAAAGGATAAAAAACCGATCGAAGTGGATAATTATACGGTCTGGAGAATTGAAAATCCGAAACAATTTTTACAAACAGCACAAACGTTAAGTAATGGTGAAAAAAGAATTGATAATGCTGTATATAACACTGTAAGGCGTAAATTGTCTGAGATTGATTATGGAGACATTATTAGTGAGACCGGATCTGCACGTGGAGATTTAAACAAACAAATTTCCGATGAAGTGGCAAGTGTGTTAGAACGTGATAAATATGGAATCAAAATTGTAGATGTACGTATTAAAAGAACAGATTTACCGAATGAAAATAAAGAGAGTGTATTTAAGAGAATGATCTCAGATCGCCGTGCAATTGCTGCTAGATACCTTTCTGAGGGTGATGAGGAATACCGTAAAATTACTTCCAATGCAGATCGATTAGCGAAGGAACTTATAGCAGAAGCTCAAGCATCATCTAAGAAAATTATTGCTGAAGGAGAACAAGAAGCAGCAAGTATTTACAATGCAGCTTATGGAAAAGACGCTGAATTTTATAAATTGTATCGCACATTAGAAAGTTATATAACCACCTTCCAAGGTGAACCGATCATTATGTTACCTATTACCTCACCATATGCACAGATTTTATTAGGAAGATAA
- the motA gene encoding flagellar motor stator protein MotA, translated as MNKSTIIGLFIGLLSLGFGMVLKGASLLSLFNFTALLIIIGGTIASVMIGFPMYELKKIPQLFKILFTEQKLLTQQETIAVFKDWAMITRREGLLVLENKMNDIEEPFLKNGMRMIIDGNDPDFVREVLMEDISATENRHEAGAQIFTQAGTYAPTLGVLGAVVGLIAALSTLNDVDILGRSIAAAFIATLLGIFTGYVLWHPFANKLRRLSQREIELKLMMVEGLLSIQSGISSAAIQHKLSVFLPQNERNQERKGSKESVAGETYAEVR; from the coding sequence ATGAACAAAAGTACAATTATTGGTTTGTTTATTGGGTTACTGTCTTTAGGTTTTGGTATGGTTTTAAAAGGTGCAAGTCTTTTATCTTTATTTAATTTTACTGCATTACTTATTATAATCGGAGGAACCATTGCATCTGTCATGATTGGATTTCCAATGTATGAACTAAAAAAAATCCCTCAATTATTTAAAATTCTTTTTACAGAGCAAAAACTATTAACACAACAAGAAACAATTGCTGTTTTTAAAGACTGGGCAATGATAACAAGAAGAGAAGGATTACTTGTTCTTGAAAATAAAATGAATGATATTGAAGAACCTTTTTTGAAAAACGGGATGCGAATGATTATTGATGGTAATGATCCTGATTTTGTGAGAGAGGTATTAATGGAAGATATATCTGCAACTGAAAACAGGCATGAGGCTGGGGCACAGATCTTTACACAAGCGGGTACTTATGCACCAACTTTAGGCGTGTTGGGGGCTGTTGTTGGTTTAATAGCAGCTTTGAGTACTTTAAATGATGTAGATATCTTAGGTCGTTCTATTGCCGCTGCATTTATCGCAACTTTATTAGGTATTTTTACGGGATATGTGTTATGGCATCCTTTTGCGAATAAGCTGAGACGTTTATCTCAAAGGGAAATTGAGTTGAAACTTATGATGGTTGAAGGATTGCTTTCTATTCAATCAGGTATTTCAAGTGCTGCGATTCAACATAAGTTATCCGTATTTCTTCCTCAAAATGAACGAAATCAAGAGAGGAAAGGAAGTAAGGAGAGTGTAGCTGGTGAAACGTACGCGGAAGTTAGATAA
- a CDS encoding flagellar motor protein MotB encodes MKRTRKLDNHTKIDESWLIPYADLLVLLLALFIVLFSSSEIDSEKMKKLASSLNAYLDGGTSILEGDTRVKSADDFDNGDLTSIDETNFTPHYEYDLESLKNQLQAYIDNNELTSQLKIEMDKYLLKLTISDNTLFEPGSADVKFGSRKLAITIAELLENYPDYEVLVAGHTDNIPHHSEQFESNWELSSTRALNYMRILLENEKLDPQNFSAIGYSEYHPVATNDTSEGREANRRVEVLITKVFESTQN; translated from the coding sequence GTGAAACGTACGCGGAAGTTAGATAATCACACTAAAATCGATGAATCTTGGCTCATCCCATATGCAGATTTATTAGTTTTGCTGCTTGCTTTATTTATTGTATTATTCAGTTCAAGTGAAATTGATTCTGAAAAAATGAAGAAGCTTGCAAGTTCATTGAATGCCTATTTGGATGGTGGCACGAGTATACTTGAAGGAGATACCAGAGTGAAATCTGCAGATGATTTCGATAACGGTGATTTAACTTCTATTGATGAAACCAATTTCACTCCACATTATGAATATGATTTAGAGAGTTTAAAAAATCAGCTGCAGGCATACATAGATAACAATGAATTGACCTCTCAATTAAAAATAGAAATGGATAAATATTTGCTAAAGTTAACGATAAGTGATAATACTTTATTTGAACCTGGGAGTGCGGATGTGAAGTTTGGATCTAGAAAACTAGCGATCACGATTGCAGAATTGCTCGAGAATTATCCGGACTATGAAGTGTTAGTAGCAGGACATACAGACAATATTCCACATCATTCAGAACAATTTGAATCTAATTGGGAGCTTAGTTCAACAAGAGCTTTAAATTATATGCGAATTTTGTTAGAGAATGAAAAATTAGATCCGCAAAACTTTAGTGCAATTGGATATAGTGAATATCATCCTGTAGCAACGAATGACACTTCAGAAGGGCGTGAAGCGAACCGTCGAGTAGAGGTTCTGATTACTAAAGTATTTGAAAGTACTCAAAATTAG